The region atagtcttaattaattaaccgacttctcaattattataattacatgaaaagtgtcaatgagaaaattgtagagcaacgtgagaaactcccgatacagctttctggtgctcaatacgtgctccataaaagtgtttttccgagcgtgaaagatgcccgcgaatacacgcatattgcctcgagcggccagtcgagcggcaattttgcatgcatTCAGTGTTTCCATTTTATTGTTCATCCTACTAGAGGAGCAGCGCAGATCTGGCTAAGACGCATGACAGCTGTCAGCGCTGTTCCACTGGATAGATAGACAacacgttttaacgcgatagcgttaggggccccgtgtcgccgaaaatcaggtgtcggcgtcggcggagttCTCCTTGAACGAAAATTTCCGAATATGTTTTGGTATATGTGTATGCGACGCCTTGCTAAAtgacatgctgtatatgcgaggTATAtgtgccacaccattctatcactaaagttcctaccttgtcttacattcttgacaatttattcctcggaatttcgagaatgacagcccacaaacaaatgcaatgaaacaaaacacccacagcgcatgccttttatgttaaatcttctcagattgaaatattaaCAGGGCAAaacaacagaaacctgaaaattgttTAATATTATTCGCGCGGCTGTaacactatctccgggatcgaaCACGCACGAGGctgtgtttctaccagaaagctcgccttcgtgcgtagcATTCggcgccagtgtttcccggtaaacattacggttactaagctgcagttgccgggaagcccgagaagcagtcagagatctttgaatgctatggcgttccacttttgaaggcgaagcttaagcgtcctccagattTGTGAGCTCGGCTGCCAGGTGAGACTACCgcagagagacaaaaaaaaaaaaatctaccccACTGCGGCACACAGGGTGCGCGGTGAAAGAGCACAACCGTTTGGGGaacgtagctttttttttttttttttctgtgaagttTTCTATTGTGTCCGACCACGCATATGCCCCTCGCTAGCGAGAAACTTGAGGGACTATATTTGCGGAACAACGTTCTGTGTCAATGAAGGGAATGCTAGGGGTGCGGAGcttctgcacatgtgttaccgcgccaagtagtccggcagcgccTGACAGTGCTTTTGTTTTCTTGGAACAGATACCGAATCAGCGTAGCTGTCACGTACGACGGTTCGGCATTCGCCCAGACGTggacgtgaaaaaaaaacagaatattAAGTCATACTTACCACTCAGTGGTATTTTTTGTCTTATTTTGATGTTGTAAATAAGGTGTTTACGTTTTCTCTCGCCCAGCTTTAACTAACGCGGATGAATATGTGGGGATTATTTCAGAGGCGCTATTGGCTTGTGCGTGCTTTGCGTTCGTAACTTTCCCTTCCTTGCGCCATAAAGTTGCCTGCAAATATAACCTTTGGCGTCAATGATGTTGATAACGACGTTAGGAGGAAGGTGGTTTATTTGTATCCTCAGTGCTCGAGTAGACAGGAGGAGGCTCCGCCACACGGCAGGGCGGCTTCTCCTGGCTGGGGTCCTCCTGAAGAAAGGGAGGGTGTAGCCAGGTCAGAAGTGCAATAATTTCATTGACGATGCTCGTTGACATGGGTAAACTGTTCTTAGTGTATGCGCCACAGAAGCCGCGCCAATCATGAAAGTTGCTGTCCCCTGCAGATACGCCGTCTGCAGGGAACACAAAGTATAGGCAGGGCAGAATAGTCTTTCTTCCTCTGGAGTACATTATGAGTGAGCTTCGAAGGATGGAGATCCTTCGAAGCACCACCTTAATGGCACCACCTGAACGTTTATCATCGTCTCCCGCTGGCACAGTACTAGACAATTGATacacgaggtgctacccaaaagttccaggAATTCAGGCGCAAAAAAGAAAGTGTTGACCATAACGCCAAATCAGCACTGTCTCCTTCAATGTAGTCCCCTTGAGCATGCATACACCGATCCCCGCGTTTCTGCCGCGATTTCACGCCTTCATGGAGCTCTCCAGGCGACAGTGTGTTGAAGACCACCTGCGATTCCGACTGGCTCTCTTCAGCAGTGTGAAACCGacgtcctttcagcctcaacttAAACTTTGCGAAGAAGAAAAAGTACAAGGGGCGAGGTCAGGTGAATAGCGTGGGTGCGTAAGTACTGCGATTTGTTTGGGATtgtctctgacttgttgcttTAGTTCGGTACAGACAcaaacacggtgcagcttctgttcgtcactgagcaatcttggcacgaattttgcagaaatgcgcctgatgctcaaaacatccgacaaaattcgctgaactgtgccgTGCAACTGTCCTACAATATCGCAGACATCCTTTATAGTTAGCTTGGAATTTCCAAGGATAGCCTTACGAACTTCCGCTTTCGTTTCTGGGGTTCTGCTCGTTGACGGGCGTCCAGAACGTTCATCATCGTCAACACACATTCGACCCTCTTTGAAGCGCTTATGCCATAAGAACGTCCTACTTTGGCTCATGGCGTCGACTTCAAAAGCGTCCTCTAGCATTCTATGAGTTTAtgccgcagttttgccaagtttaaaacTAAACTTGATGCAAATTCTTCGCTTCTTGAAGTCTGTCATATTGGTTGCTAAGACATGCGCCAAATCAGTGAAATATTGCGTTGCAAAACAACGCTTCGCAAAACAGTACTTCTTCTTAGATGCAAGTCGTTCAGCATACTGATCCACAAAGCACACTGCTCGCCACATCTAGTGGCGGAAATGTGTACCACACTCAGTTTACCCGTGCTTTTCAAGttcccggaacttttgggtagcacctcggcttttttttttctaccatgCAAACGTTCAACGGTATTAGTTGGAAGGTTAGGTATTGTGTGTCACATCGATGTGTTGTTGGGACTTATTGTGAACTTAAGTGGTATGTGTGCTGATGCGGTGAAGTGTCAGTGTAGACATGTTAAAGTGAAGGTTCAACATGTCTACAGTGAAGTTTTCGTAAAGCGAAAACTCGAGAAGTGGATGGCCCTTGTCAGGAGTGACAGATGTTATTCGAAGAAAGGAGACAGAAGGAGAAGAAGAACGACCCAAGAGAACAAAGAGAGCAGACAGTAAAAGCGAAAGAAGACGACCAGGTAACGCGCTGAAGGAATAGGGCGGAGGAGAAGCCATCTCGGCAAACGGGCGCGCACACTGAGGAACGAGGTGGCCGGGGCGCCGCGTTCCTGGAGACCAAAACGACTGTGGAGCGCCACGGTCTTAGAGTCTGTCAGTGAAGTACTCGAAGCGGCTCCGGGGCCACACGTAACTCGTCGCCCGGGAATGATCAGAGCGGGTTAGGGCTTGATTTCGCGCAGTGGCCGGAATGGCCCTTTTCCCCCCTTTGTTCTCGCTTAAAACACAATGATTTTCCTTAGTTTTAAGGTGTTTAGATGATTCTTTCAtctgcaaagctttttttttttttagaaactgAGTTGGTTCTTTGTAGCTACGTGCTACATTGGGAAGGATGGTgttttttctttcattcaatgTTTCATACTAAAGCACTAGAGCTTTGGCAAGGTTAAATGATAAACTGGCCACCTGGCCTATATATCTACATTTATTAATATACAGCCTTTCTGGACGCAATAATTTGTAGTACATACCGGAAATTTCTGAAGAAGAGCAGCCCGGAAGGAAAAGCCTACTCTGTTGCCTAAGTCTTCAGCGTTTCTGTCTCGTTTAGCGCACTGTTTATCTTAAACCACCGATCGACTACCCTAATTAATTATGCTAGCTTTTCTTGCCAGTATAACTTGTTCATTTGCGCCATACGAACCTCTCAGGATTAGTTCTAAAAACATTGAGGTTGAATAGAAGTCCCAAAAGATTAGTCAAAAACCACGCCTCGTTCAGAATACATGCATATTTCCTTAGGCATCTTCTCAGTGATAACTTTTTCTACGAATTGTTAGTGTACTAAAAGTTCGcgtcatttgtttttttttcttgcagatgcattccacgcTTCAAAGAGGCTCATTAAGAACCCGATATTCGTCGCACAGATGTTTGCCCACGTCTTCAAGTGGTTTGGCGTCCTCGGCTTTTGCACATACGTCCCCAAATATGTGCAAGAGCATTTTCAGCAGTCTCCTAGCGCTGCTTCAGTTTTAAGTGGTAAGGAGCTGGTTGCTATCATTGTTTCCTTTTCTGCGTCAATAGAACTAAGGTTCCCACGGTGATTTTGTATCAGCCAGCAGTCAAGGACACAATATTCTCAAAAATctcagaaaggggggggggggttctatttcggcggcggctgcttacggcgcggccccGCGGtcgccgtattttgaaagcggtctgcgacgtggaaaaacgGCACACCCGCGCGGTGATCAtcaaagcgatatgcgatgtggacaaagtgcaacttgtgccggtagcttcgtatgcgctgtgctttcgacgttgagTTCGCGTAGAAGCAAGAAACTGCTCGAATgacaattcgcttgctgctgctgccgctcctcctcactccagtgtcttgacagcgagtttccgcggtcatcgagcgagacgtaCTCATGCTTGCCTGTGCACGCTTTAcatcgttaatttagttagtaagcgaatgttaacaagtttataAGACCGATAAGACTAATATCCTTAGTTCGTacagttgtctactaatttgctatcgcaatcgatgctttgcctttcgggcaaaactgcgacataaTTTCTGCAGCACTTGGAAACCACACACACAAAGAATGCGGTGGCGTGAACTTCTGTGAATAAATTTTTAAGAAGACACTTTTTCAGGTGTGTCTCTTTCTCCGCTTCGTGGTCCTTGCATTTACCAGTGTTTACTCTTGATGTGTTGTATTCGCTTTGAAGAAATAGCGCCGTCTGTGTGCGtccgtgcgtgtgtttgtgttcgtgcgtatgtgcgtgtgtatgtgtgctttAGAACAGAGTTGTCTCCACTGGCAAACATCATGTTGCCTTTATTCCGCTATATGTTTTGGCTTGAATTGAATCATGTAACACCTACACTAATGCCTTCGGGTGAATGCAGCTacgtaaataagtaaataaatagatCTGTCGGAATCATGACTTCGATCTTCTTAGCCGTTCCGCTTTCTCCTTGCAGGAACGTTTCCAATAGGATGCGCCATGGTTGCGACGCTCGGTGGTGCATTCCTGATGAAGACGTTTAGGCCCTCTGCTCGCATACTTACCGCCATCATTTTCGCAACGGAGCTGATAACAGCCCTGATCTTCATCTCACTCATGGCTTTCAGCTGTCCTCAGCCACCATTGAGAGAAAAGGGTGAACTCAGATCAAGGTACTGTCTATTGTGCCCCAATGTTAGCCGCAAAGTGCCTTAAATATCGGAAACTCTGTGCGTAGACCCTGTAGCACAAATGACACAGTGATCAGTGCCTTTATACACAGACATGTAATACTTACTTCATgtgatttcaatttttttttcgtttcctgtGTTACCGATAGTATTGTTTTCCAACATGCTACAAAAATCTCAAACTTGAAAAATGTCGGCTTCGTTCATTAGAACTACGAAGTCTCTTAAGCTCACGTAACATGGTTCTGCAGGTATAGGCAGCGTGTTATTAATAACCTATTGGAGTTATACACGCAAGCTGCAGGAATAATTTTGTCAGTTCACAACAAGAAGGGCAAGCCCTAATGCAATATGTTCAGAGTACCCACGTTCACGTCAGAACTCCTCATTGTGCACTTTCGTTTTATATtggcatatttatttattttttgaaaacTAGAGCTGAATTGCTGTTGCATTTTATTGCGGTACTAGTTTGCTAATCAGAATAAAAGTGATATCATTAATGCGAAAGTTCTCACTGTGTGGCTCATGTAGTGGTAGTCTACGCAACATCCTTGTGTCATTTTTTGAGTAGCACGCGTTGCCTTGTACTTATTTTTTTCCCAGGTTGGATCTCGTCAACAGCTGCAACCAGAACTGTTCTTGTGCGACCGAAGTGTTTCATCCAATATGCGAAGGCAAGACAACTTATTTTTCGCCTTGCTTCGCCGGATGCTTCACCAAAGGAACCAATGGCACAGCGCAAAGAGGGGTGAGGAGCAATGGCTTAGCGATTGTATTTCCTGGtgataatatatatattgtaaggaagaagaagtgccggttagccaggtgcatctccggtgtatgaaatacgacgaagatgtgccggtcagtcaggcgcatcaccagcgcttttacgcaccgggcttgtcctgactgctcgcagggttctgattGCCGCACCGAGTTacacctctcaatcctgtcaataaacaccttgacatttagtgaaggtgctgggtatcgatcccagtacctctcgtacctttattgacaggattgagaggttgAACTCGGTGCgacagtcagaaccctgcgagcagtcaggacaagccccgtgcgtaaaagcgctggtgatgcgcctgactgaccggcacttcgtcgtatttcatacaccggagatgcacctggctaaccggcacttcttccttatatatatatatatatatatatatatatatatatatatatatatatatagagagagagagagagagagagaaagtctgCTCTATACGCAATATTACGTAGCCAGGAAATATTATGGTGCGAAATGGTATTGCGAACTCACAAAATTGTCTACAAGTCACCCATTCCCAAGCAGGAAGCTATAATCTGCCTGGCCTAATCTTAGAGCCTCCTTGTTTAGAGATGGCAACTACACCTGACATATGCTCATTTCATATGCTTATGTCGTAGACATACGACAACTGTATGTGCGTCGACGCATTCGACAATGACGGCTTGGCCCGACGAGCAAAGGATGGATTCTGCGAAAGTGACTGCCCGTTCTTGACCTTCTACATATTGCTGCTGTGCATCGCCTATGGGTTCTCATTCAGCACAAAGGCTGCTCAGATAGTCATTCCACTCAGGTAAAacttatttcttttgtttttggtttgATTTGGATACAACATGCTTCAACTGTTCGTAATGAAACTAAATCTAACATAGTTGTGTCACTCGGAACGCTGCAAACAGTTGTTGATGAAAGCCATGAATAACTTTCAATCAGTGTCCTAACATTGGTTATAAAAAAATCTGCTTAATCAGTCCCAAAAGTTATGTAACTGCTCACTTAAGATCCTATGCAAGGAAATATTTACCTGTGGATAAGCTTCGGTGCTATGGTGGCGTTAGTACTGGCATGACAGTTATGATGAAACCATTCCCGtaataacattttttttgttaccACGGGGCGTCAATTTCATCCACTTTTACTGCAATAATCATTGAACTCATAAGTTCTGTATTTATTATTGCATAATAGGGTTGGAAAGAATGCATGCATATAAATAAAACCTTGTACAGACTTGCGGTCTAGTTTTATTCGCGCTTGCGTAATTTAAACTCGATGCAACCCCAAACTAAGGATAATGCTATATTCTTGTTTTATTCAGGTGCGTCGACCAGAGTGACAAGGCATTTGCACTCGGCTTTGCTGAAGGAGTGCTGGCATTATTTTGTAAGTTACCCCAAATCAAACACATTGTATATTATGTGTTACTACGAAAGCGTGTTGCTTGTctgtcaacatgttttttttttttcatctatagTGTAAAGTATGAGCGGGCGCACCATCGCCAGATTACAATGAAGCAAGATATCTAGTAGAAACAGCCGCTATCGTGGCGACGTTCGTGATATTGCGCATAGCCAAACAACTAGGACCCATATTCGCACAAAGCTGTTgcgtgagattttttttttttttctaatagcaAATTCTAGCCAATCCTGCTACTCGAAATATTAATAGCGAAGGCAAACGGCCAATGGCTAAAAACGCGTAAGAAcaaaaaagcttcgtgaattcggcccaaGAACTCTTATTGCAATTGGCTATCGTTAACTTTGTATATCCGTTCACGTAAAAGCGTTGGCACAGTCCGACATTAGAAACTTTTTGATCAGATATCGGACTGATATCAGAAAGCTTTTTTATATAACCACTCTGACTTACTTAAATGAACGTTCTACAGTTAATGCAGTGCCAGAATTTTTCGTCGCACCAGTTTATCAGAAATTTTGAAGTGTCAGACTCGTATCAGCAACTTTCTAACATCAGGTTTCGTCACACAGTTTAGCAGAGCTTTTCATATCAGACTCATATCAGAAAGCTTCTGATATCAGACACTTTCTGATATGAGTGCGATATCGAAAATTTTCTGCTAAACTATGCCACGAAAAATTATGGCATTCACAATAAGAAGTTCATTAAAGTAAGCCCGAAGTGCGGCTTCGCGACGCCCTGTTACAATTATTGTAGCACTGTTCTCTAACTGATCGCAGAGGGAAACAAATCTGTTATCTAGGATTTCACGATCGGTTCGTGTAATTTTATTAATTCGTTCTCCGAACAAGCTGTATTGGTTTTCCTATGTTATGTGTGTTTGCACGAATCTGTTCATTTCGGGTCGCGGTAGGATTTCCTCCGTAAGACTGCCAGCCTACCCACCTTTCGGTTCGCGCTCTCGTTGTTCATTTTCAGCGTTCCTGCCCTATCCTCTGGTGTACGGCTCGCTCGTGGACTCGACGTGCGTCGTCTGGGAGGAAAGTTGCGGTCAGCGTGGCAACTGCTGGGTGTACGACCAACGCACTTTCAACTACTCCTTGCACGGCACCACCTTCATACTGCTCATGGTCGGCGTGGCCCTTAACTTCGTCGTATTCCTCTTGAGCGGTCGGCTCGGTAACCTCTACGGACGGGAGAAGACCTTTGTGGCAGACAGGAGGCGAGTTCCAGTGCCAGGAGAGGCCGATTTGCATTCGTCATCCAGAAGATCCTCCAAGGGATCCTTCAGGAAGCTGACGAGAAATGAGATCTTTCACATGGTGGCCCCGAGCGATCCCGACGATGAGGAGTGAAAAAGCAAGGACGCCAGTGCGGTCCCACTCGCAACTCTTTGCCGGAATAGCTCGCAGTGTGCGCACACTAGGTTCGCGTGACGGCAGCAATTGGCAGTCGCGGTTGTCGCGCGAAAAACAGACGATACTCGTCTGTGCCAGTTTGTTCGCTTTCATGCCTTCCGTCAGTGATGACTTGTTTTGTGGCTTGGTTTGAGTGACAACAGGTTTAATGGGCATTTAGAATCAAGCATTGTGTTCTTCTGCTGGATCCAAACTACCTTTCGAAGATCGAGGCCCCTTCTCTGCAATGGCGCTGCCACTCTGCAAAGCATTCCGGGTAGCGAACACAGCAGTCCCAGACAATTTGCATTGAGCAACGAAGCGCATCTCGCGGATTGTGGTACTGAAAGAAACATTATATAGAGATTGTGACTTCTAGAAGCTTTGCAATGCGCTTTATTTACTGCTTCATATTCACTTGCGCTCCAATGTCTTTCGGCGGCATGTAACAGGAGTTGCAGCAGACTAAGCaattatatagttttttttatgaTAAATTAGACGCGCGCCCCATCTCAATATCTACTTATTATGTGTATATATAGTATGGCTATAATTTGCCTAACTTTGGTTGTGACGAAGTCTCGAGGCTTGTGTTCCGAACTTGGTATTGTCAGTACCTTGCAAGCGTAAATTGCGATGGCACCTGCGATAATAAGCCTCTGTAACTACTTTGCTTCTGTGTTAATGATGATATCAAAAACACCGATGCTGAAATTGTATGCCCTGACTCACAGTCTGTATTTTTTACGTTGGCATCCTAAACTCTAACAACACATACCTGATATAGTGCCATTTTTCCATGCGTATTCGCAAGACTAGCGATCGCATATTCTACCTTGATATATATCAAATATTTAAGCTTCCGCCGTGGTAATGTGATAATGTCATTTTTCAGGCTTCCAAGATAAAAATTCAAAAGTTTCACATTTCTATTCGAGAAGTTCCACTGATAAAGGATacttctgacaaaaaaaaaaaaaaacgatgacaaGAATACCACAGTGGCTGGCAACCAGGCTGTAGGTGGACTTCTTGGCAAACTCAGAACAGTGTAAAGGTGCTTCAAACACATTGCTCAGCGCAAAGGCAAACAAAATATAACCTTACGCTAATCAGAGCAAGACCATACTACCGCATGTACTCTATTCTAATATGCACTTTTTTGCGGGAAGATATGCAAAAACATTTTCTTGCTTGTTAGATTCGAGTATGAA is a window of Dermacentor silvarum isolate Dsil-2018 unplaced genomic scaffold, BIME_Dsil_1.4 Seq227, whole genome shotgun sequence DNA encoding:
- the LOC119434759 gene encoding solute carrier organic anion transporter family member 74D, producing the protein MAPATEQRGSSKPAEKKGTWQAFLDFFTKPVCYMISFSALGILQGCYYSYLIGINTTLERRFAYGSRTAGFIFFADNFGPILLGVFIGTYSPKRHRPRWVGVAAILMGASCLLASLPYWLFGKADEAFSMTDPEVESDLNHFCHDQEEERRFGELNCAQSRKTETLPALLLLVSCNFLTGIGTAVYYSAGTAYLDELVSRKHSAVYMAIMTVVRGCGPCLGFIISALILAVYEDPFYSPGFADEDPRWIGAWWLGFVILGCLQLLFSVPLFFFPRRLADDESDKPTEEAEDMSIRDAFHASKRLIKNPIFVAQMFAHVFKWFGVLGFCTYVPKYVQEHFQQSPSAASVLSGTFPIGCAMVATLGGAFLMKTFRPSARILTAIIFATELITALIFISLMAFSCPQPPLREKGELRSRLDLVNSCNQNCSCATEVFHPICEGKTTYFSPCFAGCFTKGTNGTAQRGTYDNCMCVDAFDNDGLARRAKDGFCESDCPFLTFYILLLCIAYGFSFSTKAAQIVIPLRCVDQSDKAFALGFAEGVLALFSFLPYPLVYGSLVDSTCVVWEESCGQRGNCWVYDQRTFNYSLHGTTFILLMVGVALNFVVFLLSGRLGNLYGREKTFVADRRRVPVPGEADLHSSSRRSSKGSFRKLTRNEIFHMVAPSDPDDEE